A part of Cydia strobilella chromosome 15, ilCydStro3.1, whole genome shotgun sequence genomic DNA contains:
- the LOC134747971 gene encoding YLP motif-containing protein 1 isoform X1 yields the protein MAWQMPGQWNTGVPQMNQMTPDLNMGSYTPEQWAVMQQQNWQQWTQWQQQYSQWQSQYGEKYAQQMQSMQAMGGMVPPLPTSNTAPPPAPPPPEKPPPPPPHENNQPLFGQPNPVPAPGSQPIQHTGSSNNISIPTGNTQKNWQHGNENRQEASLPANVEALRKLAEEERLFDIQFEKWEEEIQKWKRENVNHPDKQAYHEYEQKFETCRAQLLERRQVMKQKRARLLGQAAPAAGSIPTGNPSPAPPPQQTMNASRNPNMQSQSNNSSSNLAQPSNHYKQQEHHKYRPNNNEMSTQNFKNNPSQNYQGNSQYAQYNNNMQQGYNRSNNQGLDPQDRFESYDAQDTYETQDMDEGNYSPTPVTNTNFLPGAGFAKGIPGLDLVPEDKEGQPQQPEVIDITGDKPKTTQPPDLTNISKGINNILGDEKIMNILSMVRDQVAPPILNKQGPSAQSAPYNNMNNSNAPQNAPFNNNMSNTNAPQKAPYNNMSNVNAPQKAPYNNMTNANAPQNAPYNNNMSAPPNNQWDGNQATPNQQFSNAPPNMYYNRQGPGYGDQSQQDQQYPPQRRNDRENMSMDPYSDRNMQGQNMQQRPPMRPNMPNMQNNPQPLMQGGQGYQNDNFNRPPPPPPRGAPDNMRPMRPNMSNMPPPRPLMAGVPGYDEQNDYSRGPHDNRGMLGNMSSQAMNNQTAPPPPPPQPARPKWTEEPLFTPSVIVEYEHKPLRLKAREFIEPVHMFDYNHKSKDDNIKKRDFEKEADELFQRKPRRIESEDVYRENRFGPGDYMESRFAAEDNSRDYSPRDFERRYPREEIRHDRRELRDDYRDVRGPPRDEYDDRIDRRRPDERYDERRRDDRDRFSRREDFSRDRGRERDRDREDSYRDRQRDIRRDDNRHDSRNRSRSRDRDTRKRGRSKESNISEASSKKSKEVEKKNETPKHVVMIDDILEPPGREMRPEKIVIILRGPPGSGKSYLAKLIRDREAEHGGTARIMSIDDYFMQEGEIEEKDPTTGKIVKKPSLKYEYEAKSEETYLNSLKRAFKRSLTDGYFNFLIYDAVNDTLRSYADIWNYARQQGFQVYICTMELDCQICFKRNIHGRTLGDIQVVTTRFFPTPDHHIQLDATTLLQSGAITEVQMEDVDDDIIMEDAQEPEVESSFTSKWEKMDDAAQLARLDGTSKPLRPSHVSMEDYLQLDDWKPTTAKPGKKTVRWADIEESRQQEKMRAIGFVVGQTDWNRMTDPTMGSSALTQTKYIERVRRN from the exons ATGGCTTGGCAAATGCCGGGTCAATGGAATACAGGCGTTCCACAAATGAACCAAATGACGCCTGATTTAAACATGGGATCCTACACACCTGAGCAATGGGCTGTTATGCAGCAACAAAATTGGCAGCAATGGACACAGTGGCAGCAACAGTATTCTCAATGGCAAAGCCAGTATGGCGAaaag tatGCACAGCAAATGCAGTCCATGCAGGCAATGGGGGGAATGGTGCCACCCCTCCCAACTTCAAATACTGCCCCTCCTCCAGCGCCACCTCCACCAGAGAAGCCTCCACCACCTCCACCACATGAGAACAACCAGCCCCTATTTGGACAACCCAACCCAGTACCAGCCCCTGGATCACAGCCAATTCAACATACAGGGAGttctaataatattagcatTCCTACAGGTAACACCCAAAAAAATTGGCAGCATGGAAACGAAAACCGGCAAGAAGCTTCCTTACCTGCCAATGTGGAGGCCTTAAGGAAACTAGCAGAGGAAGAAAGGCTCTTCGATATTCAGTTTGAAAAGTGGGAAGAAGAAATCCAAAAATGGAAAAGGGAAAATGTGAACCATCCGGACAAACAGGCTTATCATGAGTATGAGCAAAAATTTGAAACTTGCAGGGCACAGTTGTTAGAGCGACGGCAGGTGATGAAACAGAAGAGGGCACGACTCCTGGGTCAAGCTGCTCCTGCTGCAGGCAGTATTCCAACAGGTAATCCATCCCCAGCTCCCCCTCCTCAACAAACTATGAATGCCAGTCGTAACCCAAATATGCAGTCCCAAAGCAACAATAGCTCGTCAAATCTCGCTCAGCCAAGCAACCATTATAAACAACAGGAACACCATAAATACAGaccaaataataatgaaatgtcaactcaaaactttaaaaacaaTCCTTCCCAAAATTACCAAGGTAATTCTCAATATGCGCAATATAACAATAATATGCAACAAGGTTATAACAGGAGCAATAATCAAGGTTTGGACCCACAAGACAGATTTGAGTCTTATGACGCTCAGGATACTTATGAGACTCAGGATATGGATGAGGGTAATTACTCCCCAACCCCTGTTACGAACACAAACTTTTTACCTGGAGCTGGATTCGCTAAAGGCATTCCAGGGTTGGATTTAGTACCCGAAGACAAAGAGGGTCAACCACAGCAACCTGAGGTTATTGATATAACTGGTGACAAACCAAAAACCACCCAGCCGCCAGACCTTACTAACATTTCTAAAGGCATAAACAACATACTTGGAGATGAGAAAATCATGAACATCCTTTCAATGGTTCGGGATCAAGTTGCACCTCCTATTCTCAATAAGCAAGGACCAAGTGCGCAAAGTGCACCATACAATAATATGAATAACTCCAATGCTCCACAAAATGCaccatttaataataatatgagtaACACAAATGCCCCTCAAAAAGCTCCATATAATAATATGAGTAACGTTAATGCTCCTCAAAAAGCTCCATATAATAATATGACTAACGCTAATGCTCCTCAAAATGCCCCTTATAATAACAATATGAGTGCTCCTCCAAATAATCAGTGGGACGGAAATCAGGCTACACCTAATCAACAATTTAGTAATGCTCCCCCAAACATGTACTACAATCGTCAAGGTCCTGGATATGGTGATCAATCTCAGCAAGATCAGCAGTATCCACCTCAAAGAAGGAATGACAGAGAAAATATGTCAATGGATCCATACAGTGATAGGAATATGCAAGGTCAAAACATGCAACAAAGACCACCTATGAGACCTAACATGCCTAACATGCAAAACAATCCTCAACCACTTATGCAAGGGGGTCAAGGCTATCAAAATGATAATTTCAATAGACCTCCTCCGCCGCCTCCGCGGGGAGCTCCTGACAATATGAGGCCTATGAGACCAAATATGAGTAATATGCCGCCACCAAGGCCCCTCATGGCAGGTGTGCCTGGTTATGATGAACAGAATGATTATTCAAGGGGGCCTCATGATAACAGAGGAATGCTTGGCAATATGAGTAGCCAGGCAATGAATAACCAAACTGCGCCGCCTCCGCCACCTCCACAGCCAGCTCGCCCGAAGTGGACTGAAGAACCACTATTTACTCCATCTGTTATTGTTGAATATGAACATAAACCTCTAAGATTGAAAG ctCGTGAATTTATTGAGCCCGTCCATATGTTTGACTACAATCACAAATCAAAGGACGATAATATTAAGAAAAGAGATTTTGAAAAAGAGGCAGATGAATTATTCCAAAGGAAACCCAGAAGAATCGAGTCAGAAGATGTGTATAGAGAAAACCGTTTCGGTCCAGGTGATTATATGGAAAGTCGTTTTGCCGCTGAAGATAACTCTAGGGATTATTCACCAAGGGATTTCGAACGACGATATCCTAGAGAAGAAATACGACATGACCGTAGGGAATTAAGAGATGACTACAGGGATGTCAGAGGTCCTCCTAGGGACGAATATGATGATAGAATTGATAGACGAAGGCCCGATGAAAGATACGATGAAAGAAGACGCGATGATCGCGACAGGTTTTCTAGACGCGAAGATTTTAGTAGAGACAGAGGGCGGGAACGTGATCGAGATAGAGAAGATTCATACAGAGATAGACAAAGAGATATACGTAGAGATGACAACCGCCATGACAGTAGAAATCGCAGTAGGAGTCGTGACCGTGACACCCGTAAAAGAGGCCGCAGCAAAGAAAGTAACATAAGCGAGGCCTCGTCAAAGAAATCGAAAGAAGTGGAGAAGAAAAATGAAACTCCCAAGCATGTTGTAATGATTGACGATATTTTAGAACCCCCAGGTCGTGAAATGAGGCCAGagaaaatagttattattttacgAG gtCCCCCTGGCAGTGGCAAATCGTATTTAGCAAAATTAATAAGAGACCGCGAGGCAGAACACGGCGGGACTGCTCGAATTATGTCCATTGACGACTATTTCATGCAGGAAGGGGAAATAGAAGAAAAAGATCCTACTACTGGCAAAATT GTCAAGAAACCATctttaaaatatgaatatgaagcAAAATCAGAAGAAACTTATTTGAACTCTCTGAAAAGAGCATTtaaaaggtcattgactgaCGGCTACTTCAACTTTTTGATATACGACGCAGTGAATGACACACTGAGAAGTTACGCTGATATTTGGAACTATGCTAGACAACAAGGATTCCAG GTGTACATTTGTACAATGGAGCTGGATTGCCAGATATGTTTCAAGAGGAACATCCACGGTCGGACGTTGGGTGATATTCAAGTGGTAACCACTCGGTTCTTCCCGACCCCGGACCATCACATTCAGCTGGACGCGACGACGCTGTTACAAAGCGGAGCCATAACTGAGGTGCAGATGGAGGACGTGGATGACGATATCATAATGGAGGACGCGCAGGAACCTGAG GTTGAAAGCTCTTTTACTTCGAAGTGGGAGAAAATGGATGACGCGGCGCAACTAG CTCGACTCGACGGCACCAGCAAGCCGCTCCGGCCCTCGCACGTCTCAATGGAGGACTACCTACAACTAGACGACTGGAAACCAACCACAGCTAAGCCAGGGAAGAAAACG GTACGCTGGGCAGACATAGAAGAGAGCAGACAGCAAGAGAAGATGCGTGCCATCGGATTTGTGGTAGGACAGACGGACTGGAATCGCATGACAGATCCTACTATGGGGTCTAGTGCGCTCACTCAAACTAAGTACATTGAGAGAGTTAGAAGAAATTAA
- the LOC134747971 gene encoding YLP motif-containing protein 1 isoform X2 encodes MAWQMPGQWNTGVPQMNQMTPDLNMGSYTPEQWAVMQQQNWQQWTQWQQQYSQWQSQYGEKYAQQMQSMQAMGGMVPPLPTSNTAPPPAPPPPEKPPPPPPHENNQPLFGQPNPVPAPGSQPIQHTGSSNNISIPTGNTQKNWQHGNENRQEASLPANVEALRKLAEEERLFDIQFEKWEEEIQKWKRENVNHPDKQAYHEYEQKFETCRAQLLERRQVMKQKRARLLGQAAPAAGSIPTGNPSPAPPPQQTMNASRNPNMQSQSNNSSSNLAQPSNHYKQQEHHKYRPNNNEMSTQNFKNNPSQNYQGNSQYAQYNNNMQQGYNRSNNQGLDPQDRFESYDAQDTYETQDMDEGNYSPTPVTNTNFLPGAGFAKGIPGLDLVPEDKEGQPQQPEVIDITGDKPKTTQPPDLTNISKGINNILGDEKIMNILSMVRDQVAPPILNKQGPSAQSAPYNNMNNSNAPQNAPFNNNMSNTNAPQKAPYNNMSNVNAPQKAPYNNMTNANAPQNAPYNNNMSAPPNNQWDGNQATPNQQFSNAPPNMYYNRQGPGYGDQSQQDQQYPPQRRNDRENMSMDPYSDRNMQGQNMQQRPPMRPNMPNMQNNPQPLMQGGQGYQNDNFNRPPPPPPRGAPDNMRPMRPNMSNMPPPRPLMAGVPGYDEQNDYSRGPHDNRGMLGNMSSQAMNNQTAPPPPPPQPARPKWTEEPLFTPSVIVEYEHKPLRLKAREFIEPVHMFDYNHKSKDDNIKKRDFEKEADELFQRKPRRIESEDVYRENRFGPGDYMESRFAAEDNSRDYSPRDFERRYPREEIRHDRRELRDDYRDVRGPPRDEYDDRIDRRRPDERYDERRRDDRDRFSRREDFSRDRGRERDRDREDSYRDRQRDIRRDDNRHDSRNRSRSRDRDTRKRGRSKESNISEASSKKSKEVEKKNETPKHVVMIDDILEPPGREMRPEKIVIILRGPPGSGKSYLAKLIRDREAEHGGTARIMSIDDYFMQEGEIEEKDPTTGKIVKKPSLKYEYEAKSEETYLNSLKRAFKRSLTDGYFNFLIYDAVNDTLRSYADIWNYARQQGFQVYICTMELDCQICFKRNIHGRTLGDIQVVTTRFFPTPDHHIQLDATTLLQSGAITEVQMEDVDDDIIMEDAQEPELDSTAPASRSGPRTSQWRTTYN; translated from the exons ATGGCTTGGCAAATGCCGGGTCAATGGAATACAGGCGTTCCACAAATGAACCAAATGACGCCTGATTTAAACATGGGATCCTACACACCTGAGCAATGGGCTGTTATGCAGCAACAAAATTGGCAGCAATGGACACAGTGGCAGCAACAGTATTCTCAATGGCAAAGCCAGTATGGCGAaaag tatGCACAGCAAATGCAGTCCATGCAGGCAATGGGGGGAATGGTGCCACCCCTCCCAACTTCAAATACTGCCCCTCCTCCAGCGCCACCTCCACCAGAGAAGCCTCCACCACCTCCACCACATGAGAACAACCAGCCCCTATTTGGACAACCCAACCCAGTACCAGCCCCTGGATCACAGCCAATTCAACATACAGGGAGttctaataatattagcatTCCTACAGGTAACACCCAAAAAAATTGGCAGCATGGAAACGAAAACCGGCAAGAAGCTTCCTTACCTGCCAATGTGGAGGCCTTAAGGAAACTAGCAGAGGAAGAAAGGCTCTTCGATATTCAGTTTGAAAAGTGGGAAGAAGAAATCCAAAAATGGAAAAGGGAAAATGTGAACCATCCGGACAAACAGGCTTATCATGAGTATGAGCAAAAATTTGAAACTTGCAGGGCACAGTTGTTAGAGCGACGGCAGGTGATGAAACAGAAGAGGGCACGACTCCTGGGTCAAGCTGCTCCTGCTGCAGGCAGTATTCCAACAGGTAATCCATCCCCAGCTCCCCCTCCTCAACAAACTATGAATGCCAGTCGTAACCCAAATATGCAGTCCCAAAGCAACAATAGCTCGTCAAATCTCGCTCAGCCAAGCAACCATTATAAACAACAGGAACACCATAAATACAGaccaaataataatgaaatgtcaactcaaaactttaaaaacaaTCCTTCCCAAAATTACCAAGGTAATTCTCAATATGCGCAATATAACAATAATATGCAACAAGGTTATAACAGGAGCAATAATCAAGGTTTGGACCCACAAGACAGATTTGAGTCTTATGACGCTCAGGATACTTATGAGACTCAGGATATGGATGAGGGTAATTACTCCCCAACCCCTGTTACGAACACAAACTTTTTACCTGGAGCTGGATTCGCTAAAGGCATTCCAGGGTTGGATTTAGTACCCGAAGACAAAGAGGGTCAACCACAGCAACCTGAGGTTATTGATATAACTGGTGACAAACCAAAAACCACCCAGCCGCCAGACCTTACTAACATTTCTAAAGGCATAAACAACATACTTGGAGATGAGAAAATCATGAACATCCTTTCAATGGTTCGGGATCAAGTTGCACCTCCTATTCTCAATAAGCAAGGACCAAGTGCGCAAAGTGCACCATACAATAATATGAATAACTCCAATGCTCCACAAAATGCaccatttaataataatatgagtaACACAAATGCCCCTCAAAAAGCTCCATATAATAATATGAGTAACGTTAATGCTCCTCAAAAAGCTCCATATAATAATATGACTAACGCTAATGCTCCTCAAAATGCCCCTTATAATAACAATATGAGTGCTCCTCCAAATAATCAGTGGGACGGAAATCAGGCTACACCTAATCAACAATTTAGTAATGCTCCCCCAAACATGTACTACAATCGTCAAGGTCCTGGATATGGTGATCAATCTCAGCAAGATCAGCAGTATCCACCTCAAAGAAGGAATGACAGAGAAAATATGTCAATGGATCCATACAGTGATAGGAATATGCAAGGTCAAAACATGCAACAAAGACCACCTATGAGACCTAACATGCCTAACATGCAAAACAATCCTCAACCACTTATGCAAGGGGGTCAAGGCTATCAAAATGATAATTTCAATAGACCTCCTCCGCCGCCTCCGCGGGGAGCTCCTGACAATATGAGGCCTATGAGACCAAATATGAGTAATATGCCGCCACCAAGGCCCCTCATGGCAGGTGTGCCTGGTTATGATGAACAGAATGATTATTCAAGGGGGCCTCATGATAACAGAGGAATGCTTGGCAATATGAGTAGCCAGGCAATGAATAACCAAACTGCGCCGCCTCCGCCACCTCCACAGCCAGCTCGCCCGAAGTGGACTGAAGAACCACTATTTACTCCATCTGTTATTGTTGAATATGAACATAAACCTCTAAGATTGAAAG ctCGTGAATTTATTGAGCCCGTCCATATGTTTGACTACAATCACAAATCAAAGGACGATAATATTAAGAAAAGAGATTTTGAAAAAGAGGCAGATGAATTATTCCAAAGGAAACCCAGAAGAATCGAGTCAGAAGATGTGTATAGAGAAAACCGTTTCGGTCCAGGTGATTATATGGAAAGTCGTTTTGCCGCTGAAGATAACTCTAGGGATTATTCACCAAGGGATTTCGAACGACGATATCCTAGAGAAGAAATACGACATGACCGTAGGGAATTAAGAGATGACTACAGGGATGTCAGAGGTCCTCCTAGGGACGAATATGATGATAGAATTGATAGACGAAGGCCCGATGAAAGATACGATGAAAGAAGACGCGATGATCGCGACAGGTTTTCTAGACGCGAAGATTTTAGTAGAGACAGAGGGCGGGAACGTGATCGAGATAGAGAAGATTCATACAGAGATAGACAAAGAGATATACGTAGAGATGACAACCGCCATGACAGTAGAAATCGCAGTAGGAGTCGTGACCGTGACACCCGTAAAAGAGGCCGCAGCAAAGAAAGTAACATAAGCGAGGCCTCGTCAAAGAAATCGAAAGAAGTGGAGAAGAAAAATGAAACTCCCAAGCATGTTGTAATGATTGACGATATTTTAGAACCCCCAGGTCGTGAAATGAGGCCAGagaaaatagttattattttacgAG gtCCCCCTGGCAGTGGCAAATCGTATTTAGCAAAATTAATAAGAGACCGCGAGGCAGAACACGGCGGGACTGCTCGAATTATGTCCATTGACGACTATTTCATGCAGGAAGGGGAAATAGAAGAAAAAGATCCTACTACTGGCAAAATT GTCAAGAAACCATctttaaaatatgaatatgaagcAAAATCAGAAGAAACTTATTTGAACTCTCTGAAAAGAGCATTtaaaaggtcattgactgaCGGCTACTTCAACTTTTTGATATACGACGCAGTGAATGACACACTGAGAAGTTACGCTGATATTTGGAACTATGCTAGACAACAAGGATTCCAG GTGTACATTTGTACAATGGAGCTGGATTGCCAGATATGTTTCAAGAGGAACATCCACGGTCGGACGTTGGGTGATATTCAAGTGGTAACCACTCGGTTCTTCCCGACCCCGGACCATCACATTCAGCTGGACGCGACGACGCTGTTACAAAGCGGAGCCATAACTGAGGTGCAGATGGAGGACGTGGATGACGATATCATAATGGAGGACGCGCAGGAACCTGAG CTCGACTCGACGGCACCAGCAAGCCGCTCCGGCCCTCGCACGTCTCAATGGAGGACTACCTACAACTAG
- the LOC134747972 gene encoding uncharacterized protein LOC134747972, whose product MISQRVRDMRKGRMIKMTKNVERLYKEGKCRDCSVVVTRMDFAKILGKFTKVKIQYESSTTPKTKKDSVPTVNSSAKLKKSENGMVHINRKAYNQRPINESDNAIKLRNTKQTVPVTSPRQASNILKENNRLKKGPIVKDKNSNYNQQKVNSNLKSYGIIFINPNVNNNNDVKSKTNLSELLPDINKSILPNDEWVIDYFPKSEEPKEDKVYDRIAAELEDLMYNEKASSLVDKPDTENKVDDFPSIMDILNDSTPNSSKPNDQSNTFKPNLESSDVEAMLLGKTSTETSQPETLPMDVENTDMANLIGEVGVDAIPDTVKNQPTDHKQGESSEKEVISQLSNPSIIDETLQKGIEEQLIFDNATKDTEEKSENKESDESKVTPMDTEVAANDKAKSASDSVIPKTEVVTHVIFKQTIDGKCYRCVTCPKNLKYSIELNGKAVEFIGAPKFISSLEDLQVLLQIVNESHLESLYVLH is encoded by the coding sequence ATGATTTCGCAGCGAGTTCGGGATATGCGGAAAGGAAGAATgattaaaatgacaaaaaatgtGGAACGTCTTTATAAAGAAGGAAAGTGTCGTGATTGTTCTGTAGTGGTAACTCGGATGGACTTTGCCAAGATTTTGGGCAAATTCACTAAGGTTAAAATTCAATATGAAAGTAGTACAACACCAAAAACGAAAAAAGATAgtgtccctactgtaaactcATCTGCAAAATTGAAAAAGAGTGAAAATGGGATGGTGCATATTAATAGGAAAGCATATAACCAGCGTCCCATCAACGAGTCAGACAACGCTATAAAGCTAAGGAATACAAAGCAAACAGTACCTGTTACATCGCCTCGTCAGGCTAGCAATATACTGAAAGAAAACAACAGGTTAAAAAAAGGGCCCATTGTAAAAGATAAGAATTCCAATTACAATCAACAGAAAGTTAACTCTAACCTAAAAAGTTAcggcattatttttattaaccctAATGTAAATAACAACAATGAtgttaaaagtaaaacaaatttATCAGAACTACTGCCTGATATTAATAAAAGTATACTACCAAATGATGAATGGGTTATAGATTACTTTCCAAAAAGCGAGGAACCTAAAGAAGATAAAGTGTATGACCGAATTGCAGCCGAGTTAGAGGACCTTATGTATAATGAGAAAGCATCAAGTTTAGTTGACAAACCTGATACTGAAAATAAGGTGGATGACTTTCCCTCTATTATGGATATCTTGAATGATAGTACACCTAATAGTTCTAAACCGAATGACCAAAGTAACACATTTAAGCCCAATTTAGAGTCTAGCGATGTAGAAGCAATGTTGCTCGGTAAAACCAGCACAGAGACAAGTCAACCGGAAACACTGCCCATGGATGTGGAAAACACAGATATGGCCAATTTGATTGGAGAAGTAGGGGTAGATGCCATTCCTGACACAGTCAAGAACCAACCAACTGACCATAAGCAAGGGGAATCTAGTGAGAAGGAGGTCATCTCCCAATTAAGTAACCCATCTATCATTGATGAGACTTTACAAAAAGGTATAGAAGAACAACTGATATTTGATAATGCAACAAAAGATACTGAAGAAAAATCGGAAAATAAAGAAAGCGATGAAAGTAAAGTCACCCCAATGGACACAGAGGTTGCGGCTAATGATAAGGCCAAATCTGCCAGTGATTCTGTCATACCCAAGACTGAAGTTGTAACCCATGTAATATTCAAACAGACTATTGATGGCAAGTGTTACCGGTGTGTAACATgtcctaaaaacttaaaatatagcATTGAACTTAATGGTAAAGCTGTTGAGTTCATAGGAGCACCCAAGTTTATTTCCAGTTTAGAAGACTTACAGGTTTTGTTGCAAATTGTGAATGAAAGCCACTTGGAGAGTCTTTATGTActtcattaa
- the LOC134747973 gene encoding ribokinase-like, whose product MHSDSKSSPSIVVIGSCSVDFTTYAPRLPMPGETLHGSKFSTSFGGKGANQCVAAAKLGGNTYMIGRTGDDQWGLKYKEHLKAEGVNVSHLFTTPNVTTGIAQISVAESGENQIVIVAGANNLLSKSDVQSSAELITHADVLIGQLETPLETTLEAFKLNKGVRLLNAAPARSDIQQILKYCTILCVNESEAALITNMEVTTLNTKQVLAKLLDSGCETVVITLGEKGAVYATKADPQPIHVFCRSVKPVDTTGAGDAFVGALAIFLVEHKDLPLHQIIGAACKVATISVTKEGTQTSYPSNIDAFTNKYDFIML is encoded by the exons ATGCATTCCGATTCAAAATCTTCGCCTTCAATAGTTGTTATTGGATCTTGCAGTGTTGATTTTACAAC ATATGCCCCAAGATTACCTATGCCCGGCGAAACTCTTCATGGATCTAAATTTTCAACTAGTTTCGGAGGCAAGGGTGCTAATCAATGTGTAGCAGCCGCAAAACTCGGAGGGAACACATACATGATTGGTAGG acagGTGATGATCAGTGGGGACTCAAGTATAAGGAGCATTTAAAAGCAGAAGGAGTAAATGTGTCTCATTTGTTTACTACTCCAAATGTGACAACTGGGATTGCACAAATATCTGTTGCTGAAAGTGGTGAAAACCAAATAGTTATTGTTGCTGGTGCTAATAACCTTTTAAGTAAATCTGATGTGCAATCATCTGCAGAACTAATAACACATGCAGATGTTTTAATTGGCCAACTAGAGACTCCGTTAGAAACTACTTTAGAAGCATTTAAGTTAAATAAAGGA GTGAGACTTCTAAATGCAGCCCCTGCAAGATCTGACATTCAGCAAATTCTAAAATACTGTACTATACTTTGTGTAAACGAGTCTGaggctgctttaattaccaatATGGAAGTTACTACATT GAATACAAAACAAGTGCTGGCAAAATTATTGGACTCAGGATGTGAGACAGTAGTTATTACATTAGGTGAAAAAGGAGCTGTGTATGCTACCAAGGCTGATCCTCAACCAATTCATGTCTTCTGCAGATCAGTTAAACCAGTGGACACTACA GGTGCTGGAGATGCATTTGTTGGAGCTTTAGCAATTTTCCTAGTGGAACATAAGGATCTGCCCCTCCATCAGATCATTGGAGCAGCGTGTAAAGTGGCTACCATTTCAGTCACAAAGGAAGGCACTCAGACGAGCTACCCATCCAATATTGATGCTTTCACCAACAAATATGATTTTATAATGTTGTga
- the LOC134747974 gene encoding large ribosomal subunit protein bL17m: MNQAEVAKLVSKLRIKIPPQPRKLKNAQGPEGRLNKLRKTVTGLIKHERIELNFNRADEARQYTERLISDAIRYGDCHKPTMEIADYWLLEKELVHKLFKVLVPRYENFDKSYTRMHKAPRAMNVRNQEKAVLELRGNPYPSLVNKQGNNRQLIQNILLDAAKYDYRQSKYLEMAEKIGKSEEQGANTNVESAQESGDKN; encoded by the exons ATGAATCAAGCTGAGGTCGCTAAGTTAGTTTCTAagttaagaataaaaatacCACCACAACCCCGCAAGCTTAAAAACGCACAGGGTCCTGAAGgtagattaaataaattacgTAAAACTGTGACTGGTTTAATAAAACATGAGCGTATCGAGCTGAATTTCAATAGAGCAGATGAAGCCAGACAGTATACAGAAAGG CTTATTTCTGACGCTATCAGATATGGCGATTGCCATAAACCCACTATGGAAATTGCAGACTACTGGCTTCTAGAGAAAGAACTGGTGCATAAACTTTTCAAAGTTCTGGTACCAAGATATGAAAATTTTGATAAATCTTACACTAGGATGCACAAGGCGCCACGGGCAATGAATGTAAGGAATCAGGAAAAAGCAGTTTTGGAATTACGAGGAAATCCATACCCTAGTTTGGTGAATAAACAGGGCAACAACAGACAACTGATACAGAATATTCTCCTTGATGCAGCTAAATATGATTACCGCCAGTCAAAATACTTGGAAATGGCAGAGAAAATTGGCAAAAGTGAAGAGCAGGGTGCAAATACCAATGTAGAGTCAGCGCAAGAAAGTGGTgataaaaattaa